The Epilithonimonas zeae genome contains the following window.
ACTTTTCCGTAGTTTCCGTTTTGCCCGTTATCGTTTCTAAAATCCAGTAGAATTTTGAACTTTTTTTAGATTGTTTTCCGAGTATTTTTTCTTCTAGTAGTAGTTTCATAGGATTTATTTGGCTAGTGTGATCTTCTCGCTCGTATTGTTTGCACGAGCAAGATGCTCGCGCCAACGGTCTGATTATTTTATTTTGTAGTGTAGATGATTTTATCTGATGTAAAACTTCCTACATAACATTTTGACTTTGTAGAATTTTTTAGTAAATCAATTGTGTCAAACCAAATATTAAAACGATATTTTGTGCTTCTGGAACTTAAGACTTTTTTAAAAAATTTTGATTCATCAAGATTAATAGAATATGATATGGTTTTGTTTGGCTTTACGTTTTTGAATTTTCCAAAACAATCTAAACAATTCACATCACTGATTGATTTTGAAGTTTCATAAAAAATATTCGACTTATTTTCAGACTTTTCTACATTAATTGGTTGTATATAAACTTCGTGAAAAATATCAGAAAGTTTTAGTCCGTATAGTTCTTTATTGGTAATATTTAAATTAACTATTCCAGTCTTGGAAAGCCCAATTGTATCAACTTCATATATAAGATTACACTTTCTAGAATTAGATTCTTGTGCGAACAAATGAAGAAATTTAAAGAACATTAATATAAAAAGAAACCTTTTCATTTTTGTTATTTATTGAGTCTTTTAAACAAAGTTTTTTCATTACAAATCATACTTTGCCGTCGCCGTCGTCCTAATATCCGTAAACTCGCCACGTTCGTATTTCAGTTTCGCAACCATTGCAATCATCGCAGCATTGTCTGTCGTGTATTCGAATTTTGGAATGAAGATATTCCATCCGAGTTTTTCATGATTGTCTTCCATTGCTTTTCTAAGACCAGAATTGGCAGAAACACCGCCGGCAATCGCAATATCATTTATATTGAGTTCTTTCGCCGCTTTTTCCAGTTTGTCCATCAGGATTTCGATGATTGATTTTTGAACAGAAGCACAAAGATCATTGATATTATCCTTGATGAAGTCTGGATTCTTTCTCACCTCTTTCTGAATAAAATATAAAACCGAAGTTTTAATCCCGCTGAAAGAATAGTCATAACCTTCCATTTTCGGTTTGTTGAATTTGAAAGCGTAAGGATTGCCTTCTTTGGCTAATCGGTCAACAATTGGTCCTGCAGGATAATCGAGGTCAAAGATTTTTCCGATTTTATCAAAGGCTTCACCAGCCGCATCGTCTATGGTTTTTCCAATAATTTCCATATCGAAGTAATCCTTTACCAAAACTATCATCGTATGACCGCCGGAAACGGTCAAACATAAAAATGGAAACGCTGGCGGAGTAGGATTGGCATCATCAATAAAATGAGCCAAAATATGAGCCTGCAAATGATTGACTTCTATCAACGGAACGTCCAGACTCATTGCCAGAGATTTGGCAAAAGAGGTTCCTACCAAGAGCGAGCCCAAAAGTCCTGGACCTCTTGTGAAACCAATCGCGCAAATGTCATTTTGTTGTATATTTGCTTTCGAGAATGCTTTTTCTACGACAGGGATGATGTTTTGCTGATGCGCTCTGGAAGCTAACTCGGGGACAACGCCACCATATTCATTATGGATTTCCTGATTGGCAGCCACATTGGAAAGGATTTTGCTACCGCTGATAACGGCTGCAGAAGTGTCGTCACAAGAAGATTCTATACCTAAAATAATTGATGCACTCATAATAGATGGCAAAGTTAGAAAATAAAAATACAAATAACGAAGAACCACATATTGACAAACCTGTCAGCCAGAAAAAGCGACCTCTTTTTCTAAGAATTCTCAGCACTGTTTCTTACGGGATTATTGCTTTGGTGGCTTTGGTATTGATTATAATCAACCTTCCTATTACCAAAAGATACATTGCCAATCAAGCCATCGATTTTCTGAACAAAGACCTAAAAATGGGAATGTCTATTGATGACATCGATGTCAATTTTTTCGGTGATGTGACCATCAAAGGTCTGCACTTGAAAGATTATAAAGGCTACGAATTTGTCAAAGCAAAAGAGATGCGCGTGGCTTCTGACTGGTTTGCTTTGGCTTTCAATACAAGAGATATCAAATTCAACCAGGCTACAATTATTGAGCCGACCATCCGGGTGATTACTTATAAAGGTGATAGCATCAGTAATTTTATCCGGTATGTGGATAATTTTGATGATGGAAAACCACGTGATCCGAAGAGAAAACCCTTTAAAATGGGAATGAAATTCGATATCATCAATGGGATTGCAAGTATTGTTAATGAAAATAGTCCGGGCGAAGCAGGAAGATGGCTGGATGCAAGAAACGTTAATCTTAATGTCACTTCTCTAAAAGTAGAAGGCGCTGATGTTTTTGCGGATATCAGAAACTTTAATTTCATCACAAAGCGTCACGGTAAAGAACATACCGTAGATACTTTTTCCACCAATTTTGAATTGACTAAAAAACATTTGAAGCTTGGGAATTTGACTTTCAATACCAATTATTCTCTTTTGCAAGGTGAAGCCATTCTGAATCTTGATCCTAAGACGAAATTTGCAGATTTTGGAAATAAGGTGAATTGGGATTTGAGAATGGTTCCGGGAAGCCAGATCAGTGGCTATGATTTGAGTTATTTCGTGCCGGATTGGGACAATTACACACCTATCAATATCTCCGGAACAATGACCGGACCGTTGAATGATTTTACTTTGAATAATTTCTTAATTCGTTCGCAGGAAATCAATCTGAATACCAAAAAGATGACCATCTCCAGTGTTCTAGACAAGAAGTTTTTCATTGAAAGTAAAGATGTTTCTGCTGATTTTACATACAAAGGTCTGAAAGCCTCACTTCCGAAATTTATTTCTTCGAAGTTGGGGAATATTGCGGATGATTTTGGAAGGTTAAAATATAATGGTTCTGTAAAAGTGAATCCAAAACAGATTTTTGCCACCGGAAATGTCATTACAGGAATTGGACAGGCGAAGATGAAAGACTTCAATCTTGTTGATTATAGTACAAAACGTCCAAAATACAGAGGTTATGTAGATGTTAAAGATTTGAATGTAACCGCTTTGACCAAAAACAAGCAAGTTGGATTGATTTCCGGGAAGTTCAATGTTCAGGGCGAAGGTTTTGATGTGAATACTATGTATGTGAAAACCACTTCGGCTGTCAATCATATAGATTTAATGGGCAAAAGCCTTAATAATATTGAAATCGATGGTGTTCTGAATAAAAAAAGATTCACAGGAAATGTTAATGCTAATGATGCAAATGTAAAAGGGAATTTCAAAGGCATTGTAGACTTCAGCACCAAAAGATTGTTTGCAGATTTTGATGCTAATATTCAGTATGTTAATCTGAAATATTTCGGTATTTCGGCTGGTGATACCAATTCTGTCAGCGGTCATCTTGTTGGGAAAGTTTCTATGACCAACCTGAATGACCTTAATCTCGATACTAATATCAAAGGATTGACTCTCAATTCAAGTTCTCAAAAATTGCATATTCCAGATTCCAAACTCAAAGCTTTTTTTGAAAACGGAAACAGAATTGTTTCTGTCGATGCGCCCGGAGCTGTTACAGGAAGAGTTTCCGGTAGATTTGATTTGGAAGATATCGGAAATATGGTGATGAATAGTATCAACAAAATTCTGGTGGGTAATCCTCCGAAAAAAACTTACAACGGACAGAATTTCGATTTCGATTTTGATGTGAAGCAAGGTTTGGTTTCATTTTTTGTTCCGGATTTGGAATTGCCGGACGGCGCAAAAGTCGCTGGAAATTATGTCGGAGCAACCAATGATTTGATTCTGAATGCTGATGCAGCTCAAATCAAATATGTGATGACCAGCAAAAAAGAACTGAGCGAAGCTGAAAAATTCTTAGCAGAAACCGATGCAACTTACCAACCAGACCTTAACAAAGTGAAAGATAGCGCAATGGTCGACAGTCTGAAGCTGAGAGTAAACACTTCTAACCTTGACCAACAGTTGCTTGCGACTATAAAAAGAGGACAATATGGTAATAATGTTCTTCAGGATGTGAAGTTGACTGCCAGTAATGAAAATTCGCAAGTTTTGCATATCGGAACGGTCTTCAAACTGGGAAGTTTGGAAGATGAAACGGCAAAACAAATGAAAGAATATGCCGTGAACATTAACCAGACAACCAATGCTATTGGAGATTATGTGTTGCGTTTTGAGCCGACTACTGTAAAACTTAATGATGTAGCTTGGAGCGTGGATACAAGTCCGGAACTCAATCATTCGATTACCTATAGGAAGAAAGAAAAAGATTTCATTGTAGAAAATCTCAGGATTTATTCTGATGAAAGTGAGCTTTTGGTCAAAAATGCAGATTTCAAATCGGCAAAAGAATTCACGGCAGATGCTGAGGTGAAAAATCTTGATATCTCGAAGCTTCTTGCTTTTAGTAAAGATAAAAATGCATTGGATATCAAAGGTACAGCGAATGGAACCATCCAAATCAAGAAGTCTGGAAACAATCTGGAACCTTTGGTTGATCTGGATGTCAATGATATTTTTATGAATGGTAAAGCGATGGGTAACATCGAAACCAAAATTACAAAAAGCGAAAAACCCAATGTCTTTGATGTAAGTATCCAAGCTTTGTCATCACAATTATTAGGACAAAATACTTTGGATGTGACAGGAACTGTTGATAATACAGGATCATCTATGGCTCTTGATCTTAGTGCAAAAATGAATGAGTTCGATCTTGGTTTTGCACAGCAATTTGTAAAAGAAATTTTTGGGAATTTCCGGGGAAAAGCAACTGGAGATCTTAAAATTTCAGGCCCGGTGAATGATATAGATTACAGCGGTGATATTGCTCTGAAAGGATTTGGTTTGAAGTTATTATTCACGGGTGTAGATTATTCCATGGATGATACAGTTATTAATCTTTCAAAAGGTTTGGCGCTGCTGAACAATATTGGAATACGAGACGGAAGAGAGAATTCTAAAGGGAATATTTCGGGATCTATACAGTTTGAAACTTTGTCTTCATTAGGAATCAACTTAATTATGCGGGCCGATAATCTTTTGGTTTTGAACTCGACACAAGATGACAATGATCTTTTTTGGGGAAGAGTTACAGGACAAGGCGACGTCTATGTGAGTGGACCGGTTTCAGCATTAGAGATTTCTACGCCAAATGATGGGCTTAGAGTTTTGAATAACAGTACGTTTACATTCAATAGTGCGTCGACAGCGAATGTTGAGGAATTTAAAATATTAAGATTTTTGAAACGTGACGATTCTGGTCAGATCTCGATCGAAAAAAAGAAAAGATCGGGTGCTAATATGTTGATTGACTTTGATGTAACCATTGACAAAGGTTCTTTAGTAAATGTATTGGTAGGTGATGATGTAGGAAATATTTCTGTGCGAGGAGAAGCGCGTCATCTTAAATTCAAGATGGAGAGAAGTGGAAACATTTTGATGGATGGAACTTATACCGTTGATAATGGAACATTTGTTTCGAAAGCGATCTTAAATAGAACCTTCCAAATTGCCAAAAACAGCAGCATCCAATGGAGCGGAAATCCAATGACGCCGGCGCTTGATATTACCGCCAATTACACCAGAACTGTAACCAATGCAGGAGAATATCTGGGAATGTCTCTTACGCAGCCTATTAATGTCGTTTTGACAACGAAAATTACAGAAACATTAACCAAACCTGATATTGAATTTGGCGTTGCAGCTCCGGATGGGTCTTCACAAGTTAGAGAAACTCTGGCAACAAAAATGAGTACAGACGATGAAAGGATTATTCAGTTCGGATCCATCTTGGTACTTAATAACTTTAACGTGGTCAATTCAGGAGGTCTGAAAGTGGATGTGTCTCAAACTGCAGTGAGTACAGGTTATAGTATGGCTTTCAAACAATTGGGTTCTGTTCTTAATACAATTAGTAGTGCGTTTCAGATTAATCTGGATTATATAAGTGGCGATGTGGGTTCTAATACATCCGACCGAGCAAATACCAGTGTAAGTTTGGCACTTTCTCCAAGGTTTAAACTGAAAACAGGTCTGGGAGTTCCTATTGCAAGAACAGATAATGCTAATGCTAATTATTTATCTGCAGAAGGGATTGTGGAATATGACTGGAGTAGAAATAATAATGGAAGCCGTTTACTGAGAGCTTATTCCAAACCATCTAATATTGGTATTACCACTGCACCAGGAGCCAATCAAAGTTATGGTGTTGGGGTTGTGTATAGTAAAAGTTTCAATTCTTTCAAATATATCTTCAAAAGCCGAAAAAGGATAAAAAAGGACTCTGCTAACGTTGAACAAAATAAAATAGATTCTGTAAAAAACAAGCTGAATAAATGATAATTATCATAGTGAATATGAAGTTTTGTTAAAAGCTGTTAATGTTTTGATATTTCTTTTTATTTAAAATATTTTTTATAAATTTGCAAAAAAATTAGATATATTTTAAATAAATAATAAAATCATACAATGAACTATCAATTAGACGATATCGATAAAAAGATTCTGGATTTCTTAGTAGAAAACACTAGAATGCCTTTTACAGAGATTGCAAAACAAATGGATGTTTCTGCAGGAACAATCCACGTAAGAGTTAAGAAAATGGAAGATGCTGGGATTATCCTGGGTTCTTCTCTTAACATTGACTACAGTAAACTAGATTATAATTTCACAGCTTTTATCGGTATTTTGTTGACAAAGTCAAACCATACACAAGAAGTTTTGAAGCAATTAGCTTTAATCCCAAATGTTGTAGAAGCTAGCGTAACATCTGGAAAATATAACATCTTCTGTAAAATGAAAGCAAAAAATACCGAAGATGCTAAAAAAATCATTTATCAAATAGATGATATCCAGGATGTAATGAGAACAGAGAGTATGATCTCTATGGAGGAGTACATCAGTGATAAAAACCGTTTAATTAATGCGGTTAGTATATAGTTAGTTAATAGAAATTTCTATAAAGAAGAGCTTATTTATTAAGCTCTTTTTTTGTAATTTTATGGGATGAAGTCAGTGGATAAAAGTTTTAAAAATAATAAAGATTATTACCTTAGTTTCGGTCTTATATTATTGGTGTTTTTGTTAAGTTTAAATACGGATTTAGCAGAATTTTCTCAACATCAATCGCTTAATATTCCGACTGGATTTTTCTACTATACATTTGGAATTGATATTTTGATAATCTTAAGCTGGCTACTTATTCTATTTTTTAGAAAGATAGGCGTAATACTTTTTCCTGTTTTGGTAATGTTGCATTTTGGGCTACATAATTATTTTTTGAGCACTTATCTGTATTCTGATATTACCGCCTTATTTCTTTTTGTGGGAGTTGGTTTGATAGCAATTATTCCACGCTGGAATGATGATGTGATGAAATAAAGACATATTTATAAATAGAAAAGCTCCAGAAGTAATCCAGAGCGTTATCTTTTTATCAGCATTGACGTGATATTTATTGAAAAATTTGCTGATATTAATCTGTATATTTTAATTTTAAACAGATCTATGTTCATCTTGTGTGCCTTCAGAATCTAAGGGACGAATAAAGTGTTTAGTTTTATGCCACAAAGATTATCATTTAACATAATATTGACAAGAAAGGAACTACTACATAACTACGCCAGTGGTTTAATGTTTTGATAATGAGATCTTTGGATTCTGACATGGAGGTTTTATCAGAAATCCATCATCCATTTATTCAAATCAATTTCTGAAGAGATGTCCAATTGTTTTCTCAATCTGTTTTTTCGGGTTTCTACACTTCTTACAGAAATATTGTTGTAATGAGCAATTTCTTTTGTGGTAAAATTAAGTTTCAGTAATGCGCAAAATTGCAATTGTCCGGTTGTGAGCTCTGGATAATTGGTGATTAGTTTATTATAGAAAAATGGATAGACTTCTTTGAATCTGCTCAAGAATGATGAGTCATTACTCTTGGCTAATTCCAAAAGTTCTGCAAATGCATCATTGACTTTAAGTTCCAAATGATTAAGTTCCTCTTCTTTTTCTATTAGGTCATCCTCGATGTTTTCCTTTTGCTCTTTTTCTTCTTTGTAGCTTTTAAAATATTTAACTGTAAAAAAGAAAAATACAACTGCAAGAAAGATAATACTTCCAATAAAAATATAGAGATTCTGATACCAGTTTTTCTTTTCCTCTTCTAAAATGTTTTGGGAAACTTTATCCGTCTCTAATTTTTCCTTTTTACGGATGATTTCATTTAATTCGCGAGATTTTTTTGTGTAATAAGAGTAAATTTTGTCATCACCCATCTGCTCATAGATAAGGCCAAGGTCATCGTAGATATACTGTAAACGATAGATGTCATTAGCTTTCTCAAAAATAGGTAAGGCTTGTTTATAATAATGGATAGAACTATCATTCTGTTTCATTTCCAAATAGGCATTCCCTAAACCAAATAAACCAAATGCTTGATTGATAGAGTCGTTTTCCAGTTTACCCAACTCGTAGGCTTTTCTACTGTAGTAGATTGCTGGTTTGTAATCTTCCAGATCTATATATATTACTCCTAAACTGGAATATTGTGCGGAGAGCCAGTTATTACGTTTTGTTTTATCTTTTATTTTCTTAAAGTACTCGATACTTTGTAGATCATACCTCAGTGTTTTTTGTGGATCTGTATATTGCAGATTTAGGATTTCTGCTTTTCCATTGTAGATCTGCCCAAGTGAACTGTAAAGGTCATCATTGATCTTTATTTTTTTACAAAGTTCTTCTGCTTTTTCATTTGTTTTAATGGCTTTTTCAAAAAAACCTAAATAAGCATAAGCTATTGCTTTTGCAATATAAGCTTGGGTACAATGGTAATCGTCACCTTCTTTCTTAGCTATTTCATATAATTTGTCAGCAGATTTTAAAGCTTTTTCCTGTTCTCCAAGTCCAAGATAAGAACTGATATCGGCTTTTAGAGATTTTGCTTTTCCTTGATAGTAATCAATATCCGCGGAAATTTGGTATGTTTTATTACTGATTTT
Protein-coding sequences here:
- a CDS encoding tetratricopeptide repeat protein, coding for MDFQKKLLILSFLFSFLSESDAQQYTPQQVDQLIAKTFKIADRNEALKISNKTYQISADIDYYQGKAKSLKADISSYLGLGEQEKALKSADKLYEIAKKEGDDYHCTQAYIAKAIAYAYLGFFEKAIKTNEKAEELCKKIKINDDLYSSLGQIYNGKAEILNLQYTDPQKTLRYDLQSIEYFKKIKDKTKRNNWLSAQYSSLGVIYIDLEDYKPAIYYSRKAYELGKLENDSINQAFGLFGLGNAYLEMKQNDSSIHYYKQALPIFEKANDIYRLQYIYDDLGLIYEQMGDDKIYSYYTKKSRELNEIIRKKEKLETDKVSQNILEEEKKNWYQNLYIFIGSIIFLAVVFFFFTVKYFKSYKEEKEQKENIEDDLIEKEEELNHLELKVNDAFAELLELAKSNDSSFLSRFKEVYPFFYNKLITNYPELTTGQLQFCALLKLNFTTKEIAHYNNISVRSVETRKNRLRKQLDISSEIDLNKWMMDF
- the tsaD gene encoding tRNA (adenosine(37)-N6)-threonylcarbamoyltransferase complex transferase subunit TsaD; this translates as MSASIILGIESSCDDTSAAVISGSKILSNVAANQEIHNEYGGVVPELASRAHQQNIIPVVEKAFSKANIQQNDICAIGFTRGPGLLGSLLVGTSFAKSLAMSLDVPLIEVNHLQAHILAHFIDDANPTPPAFPFLCLTVSGGHTMIVLVKDYFDMEIIGKTIDDAAGEAFDKIGKIFDLDYPAGPIVDRLAKEGNPYAFKFNKPKMEGYDYSFSGIKTSVLYFIQKEVRKNPDFIKDNINDLCASVQKSIIEILMDKLEKAAKELNINDIAIAGGVSANSGLRKAMEDNHEKLGWNIFIPKFEYTTDNAAMIAMVAKLKYERGEFTDIRTTATAKYDL
- a CDS encoding translocation/assembly module TamB domain-containing protein; translated protein: MAKLENKNTNNEEPHIDKPVSQKKRPLFLRILSTVSYGIIALVALVLIIINLPITKRYIANQAIDFLNKDLKMGMSIDDIDVNFFGDVTIKGLHLKDYKGYEFVKAKEMRVASDWFALAFNTRDIKFNQATIIEPTIRVITYKGDSISNFIRYVDNFDDGKPRDPKRKPFKMGMKFDIINGIASIVNENSPGEAGRWLDARNVNLNVTSLKVEGADVFADIRNFNFITKRHGKEHTVDTFSTNFELTKKHLKLGNLTFNTNYSLLQGEAILNLDPKTKFADFGNKVNWDLRMVPGSQISGYDLSYFVPDWDNYTPINISGTMTGPLNDFTLNNFLIRSQEINLNTKKMTISSVLDKKFFIESKDVSADFTYKGLKASLPKFISSKLGNIADDFGRLKYNGSVKVNPKQIFATGNVITGIGQAKMKDFNLVDYSTKRPKYRGYVDVKDLNVTALTKNKQVGLISGKFNVQGEGFDVNTMYVKTTSAVNHIDLMGKSLNNIEIDGVLNKKRFTGNVNANDANVKGNFKGIVDFSTKRLFADFDANIQYVNLKYFGISAGDTNSVSGHLVGKVSMTNLNDLNLDTNIKGLTLNSSSQKLHIPDSKLKAFFENGNRIVSVDAPGAVTGRVSGRFDLEDIGNMVMNSINKILVGNPPKKTYNGQNFDFDFDVKQGLVSFFVPDLELPDGAKVAGNYVGATNDLILNADAAQIKYVMTSKKELSEAEKFLAETDATYQPDLNKVKDSAMVDSLKLRVNTSNLDQQLLATIKRGQYGNNVLQDVKLTASNENSQVLHIGTVFKLGSLEDETAKQMKEYAVNINQTTNAIGDYVLRFEPTTVKLNDVAWSVDTSPELNHSITYRKKEKDFIVENLRIYSDESELLVKNADFKSAKEFTADAEVKNLDISKLLAFSKDKNALDIKGTANGTIQIKKSGNNLEPLVDLDVNDIFMNGKAMGNIETKITKSEKPNVFDVSIQALSSQLLGQNTLDVTGTVDNTGSSMALDLSAKMNEFDLGFAQQFVKEIFGNFRGKATGDLKISGPVNDIDYSGDIALKGFGLKLLFTGVDYSMDDTVINLSKGLALLNNIGIRDGRENSKGNISGSIQFETLSSLGINLIMRADNLLVLNSTQDDNDLFWGRVTGQGDVYVSGPVSALEISTPNDGLRVLNNSTFTFNSASTANVEEFKILRFLKRDDSGQISIEKKKRSGANMLIDFDVTIDKGSLVNVLVGDDVGNISVRGEARHLKFKMERSGNILMDGTYTVDNGTFVSKAILNRTFQIAKNSSIQWSGNPMTPALDITANYTRTVTNAGEYLGMSLTQPINVVLTTKITETLTKPDIEFGVAAPDGSSQVRETLATKMSTDDERIIQFGSILVLNNFNVVNSGGLKVDVSQTAVSTGYSMAFKQLGSVLNTISSAFQINLDYISGDVGSNTSDRANTSVSLALSPRFKLKTGLGVPIARTDNANANYLSAEGIVEYDWSRNNNGSRLLRAYSKPSNIGITTAPGANQSYGVGVVYSKSFNSFKYIFKSRKRIKKDSANVEQNKIDSVKNKLNK
- a CDS encoding Lrp/AsnC family transcriptional regulator, producing the protein MNYQLDDIDKKILDFLVENTRMPFTEIAKQMDVSAGTIHVRVKKMEDAGIILGSSLNIDYSKLDYNFTAFIGILLTKSNHTQEVLKQLALIPNVVEASVTSGKYNIFCKMKAKNTEDAKKIIYQIDDIQDVMRTESMISMEEYISDKNRLINAVSI